A window from Streptomyces subrutilus encodes these proteins:
- a CDS encoding AfsR/SARP family transcriptional regulator, producing the protein MLGPVEVRRDGHRAAFSGAKLHTVLAALLVAREEVVSDERLCRLLWGWAPPATVSAQLYTYVSRLRKILGGDVLIDRRPPGYAMCIGNSTLDLSEFEGLARNGREALHRQDFENAGNLLRDALARWNGLPFANATEYLSDAEAPRLMEARAVTLEHRIAADLALGRHEQITGELTGLVAEFPLRERIRSQLMTALCRSGRQADAIHLYHHGRTVLAEELGVNPGEELQATYRALLEGTLDRQPRPVAAVRAGAPAKGSGQGAVFPATLPPDTVDFVGRERELDLLRRALAPDGRSADRPRRVLVTGMAGLGKTALAVHAAHRCQRDFPDGQLYADLRSPDGTPRHPERVLLHLLRALGPARDVPLTADRDHLVRLYRERTAGRHLLIVLDNASGAAQLEPLLPNTPEPAVLVTGRTALPTVAGAHTVALAPLGPRDSLELLAAAAGPDRLARAPGAAAGIVEHCGGLPLALRITGTRIAARPHCTPDRLARRLSDPATRLRELHFGDLDVHTSLLPSWRTLDPQVREVFPVLAALGPPPFPAAAAATRLDLSEAEAERLLEALADAALLEVSGADERGQPCYLFHPLVRLFALSLGEAAAPAAEQPVGRPERNRRLTPRP; encoded by the coding sequence GTGCTCGGGCCAGTCGAGGTGCGGCGGGACGGCCACCGGGCGGCGTTCTCCGGGGCGAAGCTGCACACCGTGCTCGCGGCCCTGCTCGTGGCCCGCGAGGAAGTGGTGTCGGACGAGCGGCTGTGCCGGCTCCTGTGGGGCTGGGCCCCGCCGGCCACCGTCAGCGCGCAGCTGTACACCTATGTTTCCCGCTTGCGCAAGATACTCGGCGGCGATGTCCTCATCGACCGCCGGCCGCCTGGATATGCCATGTGCATCGGAAATTCCACGCTGGACCTGAGCGAATTCGAAGGGCTGGCGCGAAACGGCCGCGAGGCGCTCCACCGGCAGGACTTCGAAAACGCCGGAAACCTGCTGCGCGACGCCCTCGCCCGCTGGAACGGGCTGCCCTTCGCCAACGCGACCGAATACCTCTCCGACGCCGAGGCGCCCCGGCTGATGGAGGCCCGCGCGGTCACCCTGGAGCACCGCATCGCCGCGGACCTCGCGCTCGGGCGGCACGAGCAGATCACCGGGGAGCTGACCGGCCTGGTCGCCGAGTTCCCGCTGCGCGAGCGCATCCGCAGCCAGCTGATGACCGCCCTGTGCCGGTCCGGGCGGCAGGCGGACGCGATCCACCTGTACCACCACGGCCGCACCGTGCTGGCCGAGGAGCTGGGCGTCAACCCCGGTGAGGAGCTCCAGGCGACCTACCGGGCCCTGCTGGAGGGCACCCTCGACCGGCAGCCGCGCCCGGTGGCGGCCGTACGCGCCGGGGCCCCGGCGAAAGGTTCCGGCCAGGGCGCGGTCTTCCCCGCGACCCTGCCCCCGGACACCGTCGACTTCGTCGGCCGGGAGCGCGAACTCGACCTGCTGCGACGGGCCCTGGCGCCGGACGGGCGGAGCGCGGACCGGCCCCGCCGGGTCCTGGTGACCGGGATGGCCGGGCTGGGCAAGACCGCGCTGGCCGTGCACGCGGCGCACCGCTGCCAGCGGGACTTCCCCGACGGCCAGCTGTACGCCGACCTGCGCTCCCCCGACGGAACGCCCCGACACCCCGAGCGGGTCCTGCTCCACCTGCTGCGGGCGCTGGGCCCCGCCCGGGACGTGCCCCTCACCGCCGACCGGGACCACCTGGTGCGGCTGTACCGCGAGCGGACCGCCGGACGGCACCTGCTGATCGTGCTGGACAACGCCTCGGGCGCCGCCCAGTTGGAGCCGTTGCTGCCCAACACCCCCGAGCCCGCCGTCCTGGTCACCGGGCGCACGGCGCTGCCGACCGTGGCCGGGGCCCACACCGTGGCCCTCGCGCCGCTGGGTCCGAGGGACTCGCTGGAGCTGCTGGCGGCCGCGGCCGGGCCCGACCGGCTGGCCCGCGCGCCGGGCGCCGCGGCCGGCATCGTCGAGCACTGCGGCGGGCTGCCGCTGGCCCTGCGGATCACCGGAACGCGGATCGCCGCACGGCCGCACTGCACCCCTGACCGGCTCGCCCGCCGGCTGTCCGATCCGGCGACCCGGCTGCGCGAGCTGCACTTCGGCGACCTGGACGTCCACACCTCGCTGCTGCCGTCCTGGCGGACCCTGGACCCGCAGGTGCGGGAGGTGTTCCCGGTGCTCGCGGCGCTGGGGCCGCCGCCCTTCCCGGCGGCTGCGGCCGCGACCCGGCTGGACCTGTCCGAGGCCGAGGCCGAACGGCTGCTGGAGGCGCTCGCCGACGCGGCGCTGCTGGAGGTCAGCGGCGCCGACGAGCGGGGCCAGCCCTGCTACCTCTTCCACCCGCTCGTACGGCTCTTCGCCCTCTCCCTGGGCGAAGCCGCGGCGCCCGCCGCCGAGCAGCCCGTCGGCCGCCCCGAGCGTAACCGGCGGCTAACTCCCCGCCCCTAG
- a CDS encoding GNAT family N-acetyltransferase, translating into MSLEVRPATADLWDDVRKVLQPKKSAHTCWCMAWRLSTGDYGRMTADERGEHLRALAEKADPPPGVLGFLDGEVAGWCNVAPRRQLDRLTSSKTITPVDDVPVWSVTCFVVRKEFRGKGVASGLLEGAVEHARANDAPAVEGYPVDPEGGRVNPTLAYVGTMDMFERAGFRRVRRTEAKSDRRHRWVMRRDLV; encoded by the coding sequence ATGAGCTTAGAAGTACGGCCCGCCACGGCGGATCTGTGGGACGACGTCCGCAAGGTGCTCCAGCCGAAGAAGAGCGCCCACACGTGCTGGTGCATGGCCTGGCGGCTGTCCACCGGCGACTACGGCCGGATGACGGCGGACGAGCGGGGCGAGCACCTGCGCGCCCTCGCCGAGAAGGCCGATCCGCCGCCCGGGGTGCTGGGCTTCCTGGACGGCGAGGTGGCCGGCTGGTGCAACGTGGCGCCGCGCCGGCAGTTGGACCGGCTGACCTCCTCCAAGACGATCACACCGGTGGACGACGTGCCCGTGTGGTCGGTGACCTGCTTCGTCGTGCGCAAGGAGTTCCGCGGCAAGGGGGTCGCCTCCGGTCTGCTGGAGGGGGCCGTCGAGCACGCCCGGGCGAACGACGCGCCCGCCGTCGAGGGGTACCCGGTGGATCCCGAGGGCGGCCGGGTCAATCCGACGCTCGCGTACGTCGGAACGATGGACATGTTCGAGCGGGCCGGCTTCCGCCGGGTGCGGCGCACGGAGGCCAAGAGCGACAGGCGGCACCGCTGGGTCATGCGCCGCGACCTGGTCTGA
- a CDS encoding DUF2461 family protein, translated as MSFGGFPPSALRLYEDLAADNDRKAWHGHLRDRYERDVRAPMEELAAELDEEFGEVAGAGGVKVLGPVRDTRMSHDKSPYKTYQGAYLDLLPCLGLWVHLDRHGLYASGRYYPYAGAEVARYRAAVEEEDGGAALAAVAARLEGQGFTLGGNRLASRPRGVPADHPRLELLRHRTIDAGRRFGPGDGLHTARAGELVRETWRLVGPLLDWVAARGLTPRPRERGGDEPS; from the coding sequence GTGAGCTTCGGCGGCTTCCCGCCCTCGGCACTGCGCCTGTACGAGGACCTCGCGGCGGACAACGACAGGAAGGCGTGGCACGGACACCTCCGCGACCGGTACGAGCGGGACGTGCGTGCGCCGATGGAGGAGCTGGCCGCCGAGCTGGACGAGGAGTTCGGGGAGGTGGCCGGGGCGGGCGGGGTGAAGGTGCTCGGCCCGGTCCGGGACACCCGGATGTCCCACGACAAGTCGCCGTACAAGACCTACCAGGGCGCCTACCTGGACCTGCTGCCCTGCCTGGGCCTGTGGGTGCACCTGGACCGGCACGGGCTGTACGCCTCCGGGCGCTACTACCCGTACGCCGGCGCCGAGGTCGCCCGCTACCGCGCCGCCGTCGAGGAGGAGGACGGCGGCGCGGCCCTGGCGGCGGTCGCGGCCCGGCTGGAGGGCCAGGGGTTCACCCTCGGCGGCAACCGGCTCGCGTCGCGGCCTCGGGGGGTCCCGGCGGACCATCCCCGGCTGGAGCTGCTGCGACACCGCACGATCGACGCGGGGCGCCGCTTCGGGCCCGGGGACGGGCTGCACACGGCGCGCGCCGGGGAGCTCGTACGGGAGACCTGGCGGCTGGTGGGACCGCTGCTGGACTGGGTGGCCGCCCGGGGACTGACTCCGCGGCCACGCGAACGAGGAGGGGACGAACCGTCATGA
- a CDS encoding threonine aldolase family protein, with protein MTQDDPQAVVDLRSDTVTRPGPGMRAAMAGAEVGDDLFGEDPTVRALEERLAGLFGFPAALFVPSGVMANQIGLQLLVGPGEELVCEAEAHVLAHEEASPARYGGIQTRTVSAERGVLTAAALAGVVRRGNPYTLGTRAVEVEQTHTRAGGTVHPLETLHGIRELTARAGLAVHMDGARIWNAMAATGTSAAAYGATVDSLAVCLSKGLGAPVGSVLLLAAEHLPRARRLRHGLGGGMRQSGILAAAGLYALDHHVERVHEDHAHAGLLARGLRDAGFAVRPPETNIVLVEVPGAEAITARAAEEGVRVTAPGPDVVRLVTHLDVGGAACRRAVEVLVDVMTEHVREARLVAPAGHW; from the coding sequence ATGACCCAGGACGACCCGCAGGCCGTGGTGGACCTGCGCAGCGACACCGTGACCCGCCCGGGTCCCGGGATGCGCGCGGCGATGGCCGGCGCGGAGGTCGGCGACGACCTGTTCGGAGAGGATCCGACGGTACGGGCGCTGGAGGAGCGCCTGGCCGGGCTCTTCGGCTTCCCGGCCGCACTGTTCGTCCCGTCGGGGGTGATGGCCAACCAGATCGGGCTCCAGCTGCTGGTCGGCCCCGGCGAGGAGCTGGTGTGCGAGGCCGAGGCGCACGTCCTGGCGCACGAGGAGGCCTCCCCGGCCCGGTACGGGGGCATCCAGACGCGCACGGTGTCGGCCGAGCGGGGGGTGCTCACGGCGGCCGCGCTGGCGGGCGTCGTGCGGCGCGGCAATCCGTACACCCTGGGCACGCGCGCCGTGGAGGTCGAGCAGACCCACACCCGGGCCGGCGGGACCGTCCATCCGCTGGAGACCCTGCACGGCATCAGGGAGCTGACGGCGCGGGCGGGGTTGGCGGTGCACATGGACGGGGCCCGGATCTGGAACGCGATGGCCGCGACGGGGACGTCCGCGGCCGCCTACGGCGCGACCGTCGACTCGCTCGCCGTGTGCCTGTCGAAGGGGCTGGGCGCACCCGTCGGCTCCGTGCTGCTGCTGGCCGCCGAACACCTGCCGCGGGCCCGCAGGCTGCGGCACGGGCTGGGCGGCGGGATGCGCCAGTCGGGCATCCTGGCGGCCGCGGGCCTGTACGCGCTGGACCACCACGTGGAGCGGGTCCACGAGGACCACGCCCACGCCGGCCTGCTGGCGCGGGGGCTGCGGGACGCCGGGTTCGCCGTCCGTCCGCCGGAGACCAACATCGTCCTCGTCGAGGTGCCCGGCGCCGAGGCGATCACCGCACGAGCCGCTGAGGAAGGAGTACGGGTGACCGCGCCCGGCCCGGACGTGGTCCGGCTGGTCACCCATCTGGACGTGGGCGGCGCGGCCTGTCGGCGCGCCGTCGAGGTACTGGTCGACGTGATGACCGAACACGTCCGCGAGGCGCGGCTGGTCGCGCCCGCAGGACACTGGTAA
- a CDS encoding non-ribosomal peptide synthetase: protein MTELLPARADSAVSFPMTETQQALMIGRGEAVELGGIGCYGYFEWERPDLDPVRFANAWRTVVARHDMLRAIGGTDGTQWVPAEPLPFDIPVIDLRELSEDAARERLAALREEMSHVLFPVGSWPLFDLRIIRLAGAGNTGRIHLGIDLQVLDASSAFQVLFPELVDLYEDPDAELPEPGISFPEYARWRAEALPHTEAFRGARDYWLGRVPTLPPAPSLPTGPSPAAADGADAGPVRFDRREHRLSPADWQRFAARAHGAGLTPSVLLTAAFAEVVRCWAEESDFTLNYPVFQRPAVHPGITGVLGDFTNAVMLAADGSGATFLDRAHALRDQLARDAEHGAFNGVRVLRELTRLHGMGARSGMPVVVTSLLDYPVRRPVTDLGREVYSISQTPQVSLDVQLRELAGELRIIWDFVDGAFAPGFVDAAFGVYVSLVERLTEDPDALHTRRFDLIPPAERALRREVNDTSGQIPYTTLHELFAAQAARTPGAEALVDGGRRLSYAELAAYAWRIGRTLRADGAAPGELVAVVMEKGWEQYAAVYGILASGAAYLPLDASVPPERLARLLAEGGVRRILTQSSLESRIDWPADVRRYRVDTDFESGDASRPEVAQTPADLAYTIFTSGSTGEPKGVMVDHIGVVNLIRDVAERFGVGSRDRLLAISGLHFDASIYDVFGVLTQGGTVVVPPPFRHAEPDVWADLVESERVTLWNSVPVLMELLVGEAEVRERRGAGRPLESLRLSVLSGDWIPLTLPDRLRAQSPRIEVVGSGGPTETICWSLFQPIGEVDPAWTSIPYGKPITNQRYYVVDATAHERPLGVVGEMAVASDVGLALGYWNDPERTGERFVHLPETGERAYLTGDLGRYLPDGSIEILGRDDFQVKIQGHRIELGEIEAVLRQDPEVEAAVVVAPASAHGVRRLHAFVVAGSPDAAGPVLERLAARLPGSMVPSALTVLAELPLTRNGKVDRLQLAASAGRQQSADAADATRTADAPGTALELVLCAAVADILGLDGVVPGDNFFSLGGDSLSGTRLAGLLKDLLGVPVPVKTVFQNPVVSELAGKIAADERHGAEAVAAAEAFGAMEEDEQDADGAAGPVAGHGPSGHHSTVITDETTRGQS, encoded by the coding sequence ATGACCGAGCTCCTGCCCGCCCGCGCGGACAGCGCCGTGTCCTTCCCGATGACCGAAACGCAGCAGGCGCTGATGATCGGGCGAGGCGAGGCCGTCGAACTGGGCGGCATCGGCTGCTACGGATACTTCGAGTGGGAGCGTCCCGACCTCGACCCCGTGCGCTTCGCGAACGCCTGGCGCACGGTGGTCGCCCGTCACGACATGCTCCGGGCGATCGGCGGGACCGACGGCACCCAGTGGGTGCCCGCCGAACCGCTTCCCTTCGACATACCGGTCATCGACCTGCGCGAACTCTCCGAGGACGCGGCGCGGGAGCGGCTGGCCGCGCTGCGGGAGGAGATGAGCCACGTGCTCTTCCCCGTCGGCAGCTGGCCGCTGTTCGACCTGCGGATCATCCGGCTGGCCGGCGCCGGGAACACCGGCCGGATCCACCTCGGGATCGACCTCCAGGTGCTGGACGCGTCCAGCGCCTTCCAGGTGCTCTTCCCCGAGCTGGTCGACCTGTACGAGGACCCGGACGCCGAACTGCCCGAGCCCGGCATCTCCTTCCCCGAGTACGCCCGCTGGCGCGCCGAGGCCCTCCCGCACACCGAGGCGTTCCGCGGCGCCCGCGACTACTGGCTCGGGCGGGTGCCCACCCTGCCGCCCGCCCCCTCCCTGCCCACCGGCCCCTCGCCGGCCGCGGCCGACGGCGCGGACGCGGGCCCGGTCCGCTTCGACCGGCGCGAGCACCGGCTCTCCCCCGCCGACTGGCAGCGGTTCGCGGCCCGGGCGCACGGGGCGGGGCTGACCCCGTCGGTGCTGCTCACCGCGGCCTTCGCCGAGGTGGTCCGCTGCTGGGCGGAGGAGTCCGACTTCACCCTCAACTACCCCGTCTTCCAGCGGCCGGCCGTGCACCCGGGCATCACCGGGGTGCTCGGCGACTTCACCAACGCCGTGATGCTCGCCGCGGACGGTTCGGGCGCGACGTTCCTGGACCGGGCGCACGCCCTGCGCGACCAGCTCGCCCGCGACGCGGAGCACGGCGCCTTCAACGGCGTGCGGGTGCTGCGCGAACTGACCCGGCTGCACGGCATGGGGGCCCGGTCGGGGATGCCCGTGGTGGTCACCAGCCTGCTCGACTATCCGGTGCGCCGGCCCGTCACCGACCTGGGCCGGGAGGTCTACTCGATCTCGCAGACCCCGCAGGTCTCGCTGGACGTGCAGTTGCGCGAGCTGGCCGGTGAACTGCGGATCATCTGGGACTTCGTGGACGGCGCGTTCGCGCCCGGCTTCGTCGACGCCGCGTTCGGCGTGTACGTGTCCCTGGTCGAGCGGCTCACCGAGGACCCCGACGCCCTGCACACCCGGCGCTTCGACCTGATCCCGCCGGCCGAGCGCGCGCTGCGCCGCGAGGTCAACGACACCTCCGGGCAGATCCCCTACACCACCCTGCACGAGCTGTTCGCGGCGCAGGCCGCGCGGACGCCCGGGGCCGAGGCCCTGGTCGACGGCGGGCGGCGGCTGAGCTACGCCGAGCTGGCCGCCTACGCCTGGCGGATCGGGCGCACGCTGCGGGCGGACGGTGCGGCCCCCGGCGAGCTGGTCGCCGTCGTGATGGAGAAGGGCTGGGAGCAGTACGCGGCTGTGTACGGCATCCTCGCCTCCGGTGCGGCCTACCTGCCGCTGGACGCGTCGGTGCCGCCCGAACGGCTGGCACGGCTGCTCGCGGAGGGCGGGGTACGCAGGATCCTGACCCAGTCGTCGCTGGAGTCCCGGATCGACTGGCCGGCCGACGTCCGCCGCTACCGCGTCGACACGGACTTCGAGTCCGGCGACGCCTCCCGCCCGGAGGTCGCGCAGACCCCGGCCGACCTGGCGTACACGATCTTCACCTCGGGTTCGACCGGTGAGCCCAAGGGCGTGATGGTCGACCACATCGGTGTCGTCAACCTGATCCGCGACGTCGCCGAGCGCTTCGGCGTGGGCTCGCGGGACCGGCTGCTGGCCATCTCCGGCCTGCACTTCGACGCCTCGATCTACGACGTCTTCGGCGTGCTGACACAGGGCGGCACCGTGGTCGTCCCACCGCCGTTCCGGCACGCCGAGCCCGACGTCTGGGCCGATCTGGTCGAGTCGGAGCGGGTCACCCTGTGGAACTCGGTGCCCGTCCTGATGGAGCTGCTGGTCGGCGAGGCCGAGGTGCGCGAGCGGCGCGGCGCGGGCCGGCCGCTGGAGTCGCTGCGGTTGTCGGTGCTGTCGGGCGACTGGATCCCGCTGACGCTGCCCGACCGGCTGCGGGCGCAGAGCCCGCGCATCGAGGTGGTGGGTTCGGGCGGCCCGACGGAGACGATCTGCTGGTCGCTGTTCCAGCCGATCGGCGAGGTGGACCCGGCCTGGACGAGCATCCCGTACGGCAAGCCGATCACCAACCAGCGGTACTACGTGGTGGACGCCACCGCGCACGAACGGCCCCTCGGGGTCGTCGGCGAGATGGCCGTGGCCAGTGACGTCGGCCTCGCGCTCGGCTACTGGAACGACCCGGAGCGCACCGGCGAGCGCTTCGTGCACCTGCCGGAGACCGGCGAACGCGCCTACCTCACCGGCGACCTGGGACGGTACCTGCCCGACGGCAGCATCGAGATCCTGGGCCGGGACGACTTCCAGGTCAAGATCCAGGGGCACCGGATCGAGCTCGGCGAGATCGAGGCCGTGCTGCGCCAGGACCCCGAGGTCGAGGCGGCCGTGGTGGTGGCCCCGGCCAGTGCGCACGGGGTGCGGCGCCTGCACGCCTTCGTGGTGGCCGGCTCGCCGGACGCGGCCGGGCCGGTGCTGGAGCGGCTCGCCGCGCGGTTGCCCGGCTCCATGGTGCCCTCGGCGCTCACCGTGCTGGCGGAGCTGCCGCTGACCCGCAACGGCAAGGTGGACCGGCTGCAGCTCGCGGCCTCCGCCGGCCGCCAGCAGTCCGCCGACGCCGCGGACGCCACACGGACCGCGGACGCGCCGGGTACGGCGCTGGAGCTGGTCCTGTGCGCGGCGGTCGCCGACATCCTCGGCCTGGACGGGGTGGTGCCCGGCGACAACTTCTTCAGTCTGGGCGGCGATTCGCTCAGCGGAACCCGGCTGGCCGGGCTGCTGAAGGACCTGCTCGGGGTGCCGGTGCCCGTCAAGACGGTGTTCCAGAACCCGGTGGTCTCGGAGCTCGCGGGGAAGATCGCCGCGGACGAGCGGCACGGCGCGGAGGCGGTCGCGGCCGCCGAGGCGTTCGGCGCGATGGAGGAGGACGAGCAGGACGCGGACGGGGCGGCCGGCCCCGTGGCGGGCCACGGCCCGTCCGGCCACCACAGCACGGTCATCACGGACGAAACCACGAGGGGACAGTCATGA
- a CDS encoding acyl-CoA dehydrogenase family protein: MTRQTVHGNGTDGGGTGRGGTATPERWREREDEDSLFRQLRLTVRQGMEVDGTTPAGAWEALTQVGAWEFALPIEKDGLDLGQAVLAMVCEEAGNAMQPVPLPDTLLALDLISGLGPVGSDTADGLLDRVRTGELPLAVPGRLPDPRGTLPPGITWKPDGDTGGIVLTGTGGPFAAGVGAGALLVLAGGPDGPCVALVELPAADVLVRPLRDHGGGAVSGAVFDGTRLPAGAVLLRGLAAERALARVGLRAAVHQASLLAGITAAALTAVVSRIRGRQQFGQALVKHQGPRLRVAGLLARLDAVRWAVGDAARDLDEGRLTPGEAAGLIALTAETTLDVTRDAVHLHGASGLVRDALVAGCYRRAAWEALRCGRPAQLWDTAAHTP, encoded by the coding sequence GTGACACGGCAGACGGTCCACGGGAACGGCACGGACGGCGGCGGCACGGGCCGCGGCGGCACGGCGACCCCCGAGCGGTGGCGCGAACGCGAGGACGAGGACTCCCTCTTCCGGCAGCTGCGCCTCACCGTGCGCCAAGGCATGGAGGTCGACGGGACCACCCCCGCCGGCGCCTGGGAGGCCCTGACCCAGGTCGGTGCCTGGGAGTTCGCCCTGCCCATCGAGAAGGACGGCCTCGACCTCGGGCAGGCGGTGCTCGCCATGGTCTGCGAGGAGGCGGGCAACGCCATGCAGCCCGTCCCGCTCCCCGACACCCTGCTCGCCCTCGACCTGATCTCCGGCCTGGGCCCCGTCGGGTCCGACACCGCAGACGGGCTCCTGGACCGGGTGCGGACCGGCGAACTGCCGCTCGCCGTCCCGGGACGGCTGCCCGATCCGCGCGGTACCCTACCGCCCGGCATCACCTGGAAACCGGACGGCGACACCGGCGGCATCGTCCTCACCGGCACCGGCGGCCCCTTCGCGGCGGGCGTCGGTGCGGGCGCGCTGCTGGTCCTGGCCGGCGGCCCCGACGGGCCCTGCGTGGCGCTCGTCGAACTGCCCGCCGCGGACGTGCTCGTACGCCCGCTGCGCGACCACGGCGGCGGCGCCGTCTCCGGCGCCGTCTTCGACGGGACCCGGCTGCCGGCCGGGGCGGTCCTGCTGCGCGGCCTCGCCGCGGAACGGGCCCTGGCCCGCGTCGGACTGCGGGCCGCCGTCCACCAGGCGTCCCTGCTCGCCGGGATCACGGCCGCGGCGCTCACCGCGGTGGTCTCGCGGATCCGCGGCCGGCAGCAGTTCGGCCAGGCGCTGGTCAAGCACCAGGGCCCACGGCTGCGCGTGGCCGGACTCCTGGCCCGGCTGGACGCGGTCCGCTGGGCCGTCGGCGACGCGGCCCGCGACCTCGACGAGGGCAGGCTGACGCCGGGGGAGGCCGCCGGGCTGATCGCCCTCACCGCCGAGACCACCCTCGACGTCACCCGGGACGCCGTCCACCTGCACGGCGCCTCCGGCCTGGTCCGGGACGCCCTGGTCGCCGGCTGCTACCGGCGGGCGGCCTGGGAGGCCCTGCGCTGCGGGCGCCCGGCCCAGCTGTGGGACACCGCGGCGCACACCCCGTAG
- the glyA gene encoding serine hydroxymethyltransferase — protein MSLTLPAPVTDPADDRTLPAPAAARPAPDPDLVDFAGHAATRLRERDSALYALLARESARQRDTLMMVAASSVADPSVLACEGSALGNLTAEGYPGNRYHAGCGVADDIERLAIERACAAFGAQDAIVQPHSGSSANLAVITALLSPGDTLLGLDLDCGGHLTHGSPASVTGRYYRARGYRVTPDGLLDYDQIRELALAHRPKLIVCGASAYPRSIDFARFREIADEANAYLMADISHIAGLVAAGLHQSPVDHAHVTTTSTYKQLYGPRGGLILLGRDARKAGPERGTLAATLRRAVFPFTQGTPDLASVAAKARALDFVASPDFAELAKRLADGAQAIAERLSDRGLRLVTGGTDTHMVLLDLRGTGVTGDVAEQALESCGIVVNRNRVPGDTTPVRVTGGLRLGTNTLAARGMDRTVAAECADLVADVLDELRTPGGVLPDAVRDRVRARVSELCARHPLPGYPA, from the coding sequence ATGAGCCTCACCCTGCCCGCGCCCGTCACCGATCCCGCGGACGACAGGACGCTGCCCGCGCCCGCGGCCGCCCGGCCCGCGCCCGACCCCGATCTGGTCGACTTCGCCGGTCACGCCGCGACCCGGCTCAGAGAGCGCGACTCCGCCCTGTACGCGCTGCTGGCACGGGAGTCGGCGCGCCAGCGCGACACCCTGATGATGGTGGCCGCCTCCAGCGTCGCCGACCCCTCCGTGCTGGCCTGCGAGGGCAGCGCGCTGGGCAACCTGACCGCCGAGGGCTACCCTGGCAACCGCTACCACGCGGGCTGCGGGGTGGCCGACGACATCGAGCGGCTCGCCATCGAGCGGGCGTGCGCGGCCTTCGGCGCGCAGGACGCGATCGTGCAGCCGCACTCCGGCTCCTCCGCGAACCTCGCCGTGATCACCGCGCTGCTCAGCCCCGGCGACACCCTGCTCGGTCTCGACCTGGACTGCGGCGGCCACCTCACCCACGGCTCCCCCGCCTCGGTCACCGGCCGCTACTACCGGGCCCGCGGCTACCGGGTGACCCCGGACGGGCTGCTCGACTACGACCAGATCCGCGAACTGGCCCTGGCGCACCGCCCCAAGCTCATCGTGTGCGGCGCCAGCGCCTATCCCCGCAGCATCGACTTCGCGCGCTTCCGGGAGATCGCGGACGAGGCCAACGCCTACCTGATGGCCGACATCTCGCACATCGCCGGCCTGGTCGCCGCGGGCCTGCACCAGAGCCCCGTGGACCACGCACACGTGACCACCACCAGTACGTACAAGCAGTTGTACGGGCCGCGCGGCGGTCTGATCCTGCTCGGGCGCGACGCCCGCAAGGCCGGGCCGGAGCGCGGCACCCTGGCCGCGACGCTGCGCCGGGCGGTGTTCCCCTTCACCCAGGGCACGCCCGACCTGGCGTCGGTGGCGGCCAAGGCGCGGGCCCTGGACTTCGTGGCGAGCCCCGACTTCGCCGAGCTGGCGAAGCGGCTGGCCGACGGGGCGCAGGCCATCGCCGAGCGGCTCTCGGACCGGGGCCTGCGGCTGGTCACGGGCGGCACCGACACCCACATGGTGCTGCTCGACCTGCGCGGCACCGGGGTCACCGGAGACGTCGCCGAACAGGCCCTGGAGTCCTGCGGGATCGTCGTCAACCGCAACCGGGTGCCGGGCGACACGACGCCGGTGCGGGTGACCGGCGGGTTGCGGCTGGGCACGAACACGCTGGCGGCGCGCGGCATGGACCGTACGGTGGCCGCCGAATGCGCCGACCTGGTGGCGGACGTCCTCGACGAGCTCCGCACCCCGGGCGGGGTCCTGCCGGACGCGGTCCGCGACCGGGTGCGCGCCCGGGTCTCCGAGCTGTGCGCGCGCCACCCCCTGCCGGGGTACCCGGCGTGA